In Zingiber officinale cultivar Zhangliang chromosome 1A, Zo_v1.1, whole genome shotgun sequence, a genomic segment contains:
- the LOC122039084 gene encoding zinc finger MYM-type protein 1-like, whose protein sequence is MAAYDLMNQKQHIETCLVNQSSQVAIDYRVRLTASIDCIRFLVRQGLAFRGHDESTNSLNHGNFLELLRFLADHNEDINRVALDNAPSNLKLTSPDIQKDIIRSIAYLTTNSILGDLGDELFTILVDEARDISVKEQMAVALRFVNERGNIVERFLGLVHVSDTTALSLKTAIDSLLCQHGLSISNLRGQGYDGASNMRGEFNGLKSLIMMENPSAYYVHCFAHQLQLTLVAVVENHIRISTFFDVVAQLNNIVGASCKRRDILREKQFEKVIKGICNGDIFTGQEEGKDHKQRAQANNLLELIGI, encoded by the exons ATGGCGGCTTATGATTTAATGAATCAAAAACAACATATTGAAACTTGTTTGGTCAATCAGTCTAGTCAAGTAGCTATCGATTATCGTGTTCGTTTGACAGCATCAATTGATTGCATAAGATTTCTTGTGCGTCAAGGATTAGCATTTCGTGGTCATGATGAATCAACAAACTCACTCAATCATGGTAATTTTCTTGAATTGTTAAGATTTCTTGCTGACCATAATGAGGATATCAATAGAGTTGCACTAGACAATGCTCCCTCAAATCTCAAATTGACATCGCCTGATATTCAGAAAGATATTATCAGATCCATTGCTTATTTAACCACTAATTCTATTCTTGGAGATCTCGGTGATGAATTATTTACTATATTGGTTGATGAGGCTCGTGATATATCTGTTAAAGAACAAATGGCAGTTGCTTTACGGTTTGTAAATGAAAGGGGAAATATTGTTGAGCGCTTTCTAGGCCTTGTACATGTAAGCGACACTACTGCCTTATCACTTAAAACTGCTATTGATTCTTTGTTGTGCCAACATGGATTATCTATATCTAATTTGCGGGGGCAAGGATACGATGGAGCTAGCAATATGAGAGGAGAATTCAATGGCTTAAAAAGCTTAATTATGATGGAGAACCCTTCTGCTTattatgttcattgttttgctcatcaactGCAGCTTACACTTGTAGCTGTTGTTGAAAATCATATAAGAATTTCTACTTTTTTTGATGTGGTTGCACAATTGAACAATATTGTTGGAGCGTCATGCAAGCGAAGAGATATACTTCGTGAGAAACAATTTGAAAAAGTTATTAAAGGAATTTGCAATGGTGATATCTTCACTGGACAAG AGGAGGGAAAAGATCACAAGCAAAGGGCACAAGCAAATAATCTGTTGGAATTGATTGGaatatga